The segment CCGCTGGGTAGGGGAGGAAATTCGAGTGTGTATCTCGTTGAAGCTATGGCGGGGCAGCACCGGGGAGTTCTCTTTGCTCTCAAACTTTTCTCGAAAGTTACCGATCCTGTGAGGTTAGGACGATTTAAGGTGGAAGTAGATTTTTTAAAGAAATGCGATCACCCTTCAATAATGAGGGTTTACGATGACGGAGAATATGCTGTTTCGGCAGGCGCGTCCCGCCTAATTTTTCCTTTTGTAATAGCGGATTTTCTGCCAAAGACACTTCACCAAGCAATGCTGAGCGGCTTAAGTATGATTGAAAAGCTTGCTTTTTCTCTCCAGCTCCTTTCTGCCCTAGCATATCTAGCTGAACGCAATCCTAAAGTAGTTCATCGAGACATTAAACCATATAATATTTTCGTCCGAGGAAAGGCGTGCATACTTGGGGATTTCGGTCTGTTAAAGCTTTTAGAACCTTCATCCGCTGGTCTCGTAATAGGTGAACCGGTTGCCAGTGTAGGCCAAGCGGTGGTTGCCAGCGTAGGCCAAGCGGTGGTTGCCAGTGTAGGCCAAGCGGTGGTTGCCAGCGTAGGCCAAGCGGTGGTTGCCAGCGTAGGCCAAGCGGTGGTTGCCAGCGTAGGCCAAGCCGCAGTCGCCAATCCGGATGTTGATTTTATTTTAGACAGCACTGGACCTAGAATGGCCCGTTTCTATCGGACCCCTGACTTGGTAGAATACTGTAAAGGAAGGGCAGAACTTACTGTGAAATCCGATGTGTTTCAATTGGGTTTGGTTTTAGCTGAGCTTTTCACGGGGCAAAATCCGCATATTCCAGCAGTCAAGAACTTGTTTGAAGAAGTAAAACTTAATCCACTTGCGAATTTTGAATGTTCCCAGAAAGCCGGCATTCAATATCTCATACAAAGCATGCTGCTTTTCGATGTTAGTAAGAGACCAAATGCCGCGGATCTTCTCGATTCATGGGAGGGCCTATTTAGAGAAGCCGTTGTAATCTCTCATCAGCTGGAAGGTCGCATATTTTAAGTCTTATATGGATTCAAGCGTTTTAGGGAACATTCCCAGCTGTTCATTTTGAAGTCCTTTTAGAATTTGTCGAGAA is part of the Pedosphaera parvula Ellin514 genome and harbors:
- a CDS encoding protein kinase domain-containing protein codes for the protein MNPSPDLEVFQRIHSNSGVYYRVLQPLGRGGNSSVYLVEAMAGQHRGVLFALKLFSKVTDPVRLGRFKVEVDFLKKCDHPSIMRVYDDGEYAVSAGASRLIFPFVIADFLPKTLHQAMLSGLSMIEKLAFSLQLLSALAYLAERNPKVVHRDIKPYNIFVRGKACILGDFGLLKLLEPSSAGLVIGEPVASVGQAVVASVGQAVVASVGQAVVASVGQAVVASVGQAVVASVGQAAVANPDVDFILDSTGPRMARFYRTPDLVEYCKGRAELTVKSDVFQLGLVLAELFTGQNPHIPAVKNLFEEVKLNPLANFECSQKAGIQYLIQSMLLFDVSKRPNAADLLDSWEGLFREAVVISHQLEGRIF